Within Montipora foliosa isolate CH-2021 chromosome 3, ASM3666993v2, whole genome shotgun sequence, the genomic segment TTCCAAGAGTCAGCTTCATGAAAATCGCTTGTTTGCACACAACAGAGTTGCAAAAAGAAggaggggaaaaaaaaaccagatcACTGGGTGAAACAGAACTTTGCTGAGGTCAGCCAAAAGGTTATTAACCTCTTTGTGAGCTTATGTCGATTGCATGCGGAACACAAACCAATTACCAGTAGAGTCAAAGAGGTAACCAAACCATTACAAGAAATGCAATACAGCGCTGGAGATTGACTTGATGGTCTTTCGGAATTTACAGTGCACATGTCGAACTCCTCACAAGTGGGTGATTAATCTTATCGATCATCATACAAAGTTCGTCAGTTCACATCCCCGCAATGTCGAGCAATGTGAACTAAGCTAACAATATTTGTCAGTAACATTtgttcagtttgcaaataaatgaagTAACAACACTTTGTTTTGACTGAATCTTTAGTTCTTGTATTCAGAtgaaatttaaaacataaaatgCATCTATACCTTTGGTTACTCTAGTGGGCagtgtctgttttttttttgtattttaattttttttttgactttaCAGGTATATAACACAAAAACGTAGAAAAAGATACAGACACGGCTTTCAATACTTGCTACACTATACTACACTACATTGCAACCAAGAATTACttaacaaatttaaataaaaatagagATATAAAAGTATAAATAAAGTGTACGAGAATTATAGAAAACGAAATAAGGATAACAGCTGCTATTGTATTCACTGTATTAATGGAATTTAAGGTTTCCATTTTTTGTTGTGGAAATGgattttgttgctttttctGGCAATAACGCGTTCGGTTTCAAACGCTTTCCTAAACTTTATAGactaacaattttaattttagagggCCCTTATTTAGCTTACAGcgataaataaaaaatttacTTTCGAGGACAATGTAATTGATTAGGATGTTTATACTATCGCTCGTATCAAGAATCCCGAGAAGAACATCCTTGATGTCAAAGCTAACAGGGATATTTACAGAATTAAGGAATTAAGGAAAATCGTCCCAAAAAATACGCACGTTtgtacaataaaagaaaacatgttCTATGGTCTCTAACTCCTTTTCACAAAAATCGGATAAAGGAGAATCGACTTTTTTAAACCTAAGCAGCATCTTGTTTGTGTACAAGATCCTGTTTAAAAGTTTATATTGGAATTCTGTTAATTTAGTgtccaatgttgttttgaaaggAAGCAAGATGTGTGGGTATTGAAAAAGAACGTTGTATTTCCTCTGCGCTGTTGGTGTAGTAGATATCTTAGAAACAAAACTTTCATATAATGACTTCGATTGTAGACTTCGGAAATCAACTCTTTTCCCTTCAATACGTAAATAAAAATCATCTGGGATTAGGTCATTTGTTTTTGAGGCGATAGAGATTTGATCTGTTTTTAATACTTTGCACCTTTCTTGCGGAAAAGCAGCAAAGAGACTGAAAAGTAGGAAATGCTCAATTGGTGAGAGAGTTGAATATAATGGCTCCTTGTTTGACTTGAGCTCTCCCCTTGCGTCGTAGAGATCTCCAATTTTAACAATTCCAAGATCAACCAGCCTGTTGTTATAAATTGACTTAGATTCGATACAAATAAACCGATTATTCCATATGACTTGATTTGCTATTTCAGAGAGTGAGGAAGGGTTGTCCTCGTTTAGAAGGGCCCATGTCACAatgcattctttgtaaaattctgGAAGACTAGCTATCGATAATTTAGTGTAGTTAAAATTACAATGGAATAAGAATTTCCCACCTACttttttaaggtaaaaataattaaaaaaacctTCCAGCTAGCAGGATCGGTGGACAGATATCTCTTAATGCAGATTATTCTTTGGGAAGATTTCATAGACTCAATATTGGGCATTTTTAAGCCTCCTTTATCAATTGGGTTGATAAAAGCTGCGCACTTTACCTTGTCATTcctttccaaacaaaagattataataaagtatttattttttgaataaactctttttttgtttgaaataagaACAACCCTGTATAAGATCTTTGGTATAGCGAAAGATTTGACACAGTGTCTGTTACCCAAACCGTATTACTTAGTTAACCAGTCAGAAATCCACTCATTAGGCCTATTTCCAACCCATTTTACAACCCCAACCCTaaccttctgaaaacaaacCGCATAATGACAACCCTAAACTCAAACTGACGCAGTCCTGAGGCTTAAATGCAGTATCTTGACCATTGCCCCCACTTTCTGTTTGAAGCTAACCATTTAAAGGCACTTCtaaaccaaaaattaaaaaaaaaaattctttgaaatggaaaggaactttatttaattgtctagtcgttctagcgctggagggacaatgtaaactgaaattaacaatttcgcaattcaagtgaaatgttggttttttaggagaggagaaccggagtacccggagaaaacctctcgtcagcagagaagagaaccaacaaactcaacccacatatggcgccgagtttgggaatcgaacctggaccacactggtgagaggcgagtgctctcactactgcgccagccctgcacccCAGTTCAATAATtcaactggtttgaaaaaaaaaaccaaactggtttgaaagaaataaaccgatttttattaactttgccagtcaagctggcagagcgccacaacagcttgcgccaattactgtggccccttttttaccctcccaaccatgatacagaGACACGGAAAGCCTAAGTGGTTTTAAAAGGAGAActtttaagaatattttcaaTTCGTAAcatgtgaatttaatattgaaatataagctgtttttatatatatatataatctatatttttatttgtaaatagttattatcttattttatcttatcttattattatcttgtttttgtaatttaatatttcatATTCATGTATGGCGGAAGAGCCCCCAGGGGGGAGCTAtgcaataaagtatgtatatgtatatgtatgtatatacacaacagaagacagaccacaacaccgggaactacgtgccaaaattaaattaaaccacaacatatacgcCGAATTGTCCTATGTTTTTAAAGCCGATAATTCTATCCAAAATGTATCTGGGTATTAAGATAGAAACTGAAAGCTTGCATCCGGTTAATTGGAAAATTGGTGCAATACCAGCAAATTGAAATTTTTCTGGTTGTTATCCGGTCTGATCTCTCATTTGTACCAGACCTCGGAATTAGACCAACACCGTTGCATGAGCTcttaaagtaaaaaaatcaaaagcggAAATGTACTCGCTGACGAATCTTACAAACAAGTGGTACACTCTGACGAGTTTCTTCCCATCTGACAGCTGCTCTTTACCGATACTGCATATGGTACTTGTAAGGAAGTCACACAAGTTGATCTTGTTTTGTGGCTTTGTAGTGTACTTGGCACACTGTTTGGGGAATGGCGTGGAAGGGCCGTATATGTACACCTCCAGTGGACTTCAGCTTCCTCTTCGCGAGTGCTCTCCACCCTTGATAGATGTTGCCCGATATTGATCAAATATCGAGTGGACCCCTTTACAAGAACACTGTGCTAGTGGTGCTGTGATGGATGTGTAGTACTTGGAAGCCAGCTCACCAAAGATGATAGCCGCAGTGGACTTCATCGTCTACACTATTGCCATCCCATCTAGTATATGGACTGTTTCAAGAACTGAGGCGGGGAAAAGGCGAGGTAGGATTTCAACTTGATCTTTAAGCATTTTAGCCAGTACATTTTTGGTGGTCTTACGGTGACTGCAACTCTGATGCGCGAGAGCGAATGGTACTAATGACAGCCCCTAACTTAACACTTCTTTCAGATTGATCTCTCGAGTATTTGTGGCAATCAGGAGTCTTTCAAAGAGATCTCAATCGGCGCTGACTGTGATGACGATGTCATTCGCTTTGACATTTGTTTTCTTGGCCGTGATGCTGAAAGACATAATCTCTGGGTTTGGAACGGGATCCCAGAAATTAACTTCACTTGTCTCAAGACGCTGTTTAACAAACgtattagatgcacgcccaattttgacatccaacacgaagtgtccctttaagtctaaggatttgctacctattttcaacaacaaggtaagggtaaaggttagcgttatttttagctttgggtaaatgcagcagttaatctttacttaaaggggctaggtcacgcaattttaggcaatttcagcactgatcgaatggtcatagaattaattaaaatatcaaaataactgttcaaaactatagaagaactctaacaaaacacagggaagccaagaagggacatggatggacaaaactggagaggattgaaatggattgaatttgggtaaattgaaaaacgtcggcccaccttttttcaaatttatatcagtctatatcaaaatgtcattaacgcagctggaaaatcattctcagttgttgtgtggccgtgattttgcaaatgaaagactcttgctccgccaatttgacgtttagagctcataattagcaaaattaaacaaaattaccaaaaatagcgtgacctacaattgtagcccctttaaagagcagcatttgggggacactttgtgacgtaaattgtctgtattccgagacacgagtgatgttagagttggcgagaagagcaagggggcACTTCGTGACACTTATTGAAAttcgcgtgcatctaattagggtcaaacctggacacaCTTTTAAAACAATCTCTTTGAAATGCAACTCCACAAGATTTCTAGACGTACCAATAATGCGCTGAATGTAAAGcgttttttctttccttctttttacatatattttatTCCTGGGCCCGCAGTAATTGGCTACGCAGCGGTTGCGATGTCCGTGCCGAGTTTATATATTGATtcgacttaactgattagagtgtaatgtgaagtgctaagtttctaccccatatgaaccatgtgagcgttacccctaccaatggaaatgggcccacacaaggacagagaaaaacactgactagggtgggaattgaacccacgaccttcgggtttgatcaccgctgctctaccgactgaactacaaggtcagacgggagcaggccgtgggaactgaagatgttaaagtcacggaaatgaacatgtacaagtacaagaaaggattacgtttttacaaacgttcgCCGTGTAGcttttatatttcaacagacttaactgattagagtgtaatgagaagtgctagttttgaaccccatatgaaccacgtgagcgttagccctactaatggaaatgggcccacacaaggaaagagaaaaactctgaccagggtgggaattgaacccacaaccttcgggttagatcaccgctgctctaccgactgagctacaaggtcagacgggagcaggccgtgggaactgaagatgttgagAATATaagtgttgaaatataagtgctacacggccaacgtttgtacaaccgtaacccttccttgtacttgtacatgttcattgcttgagttcccacggtctgctcttgtctgaccttgtagctcagtcggtacagcggcggagatctaacccgaaggtcgtgggtttaattcctacccaggtcagagtttttctctgtccttgtgtggacccatttccattaTATATTGattgtatgttttgtttttgtttgtttttttggcaCCATAAAGGCAAagctaattaaaaaaaaaaaatcaaaaaaaataaGCACTGAAGCAACATTAATGATGTCTTAATCAGTCTTTGACTTATTCATGGTTTTATCATTAACAGAATATTTCTATCGTCTcaacaaaatttacaaattGTTGTTGAGACTAAGCAcaaatttttgtttgaaataaaaaaatacaatatttatcCACGTTAATAgtctagtttcgaattgtgccgcaacaaaagaacagagtcgaggttcaggggaataaatttcattttcctttgtATTAAACAATACagaatgctaattattcccctgaacctcgactctgttcttttgttgctgtacaattcgaaactagcctattgaacaatgtaaaacaaattgaaataCGCACATTTTGACTATTTTGACTCGTCAGAAACGCTTTGTTTGATTGATTTTTCCCCCTGTTTCGGCACAATCGATTGGGAGACTTGCGGTGTCTCGTACGACACAAAATCTGAGCGGAAAGCGCAGGGAAGGGAAAAATAAAGCTATTATTGCACAAAAGATGTATTTGGTTGCACATGCATTTGCATTTAATGACCTTACCATTATGTAAAGTGAGCTGTACcaagaaaaaagtaaagaaactGTCTACTAACAATACGCTTTTTTAATTTGACTCGTGTCACGTGATCTAATTTATCACCATAGCGGTATCCCGTTGTACCCTCAGATTTTTGACAAAGAGTCCGGCCTTACATGTCAAGGGCAAAATCTCAGAGATATTTAGGCGATTTATACTTGGATAAATTGTGGAAATTGATGATCCAAACAACCAGTTCGTCATAAAGTAAGCTTTTTAATATTGTTGAGTTACGTTCATGATTGACGGTTAGTCAGTTTTATTATTAAACGATCCACAGTGTTTTTGCCTCGCTTAAACCTTACCGACAAATAAGATGGCGAACTAGAACAATGCTTTCTTGTTGTTGGAAACAATGATTCATTAAAAATTATTCCTGACCCTGAAAGTTTTCTTCCGAAGAAGTAAATTTTTCATTGCAGTCAATTGTAAGTGTGAAAAAAGTAAACTGTTTTGATTAAAATACCTGTAAGGGCCGATGTAGGATTTCTGTTGCATGCGACAACCTTAACGACAGGCCAACACGAATTGTTTCGTGCAAATCAATTCCCTACAAACTCGCTTTCGATTGTcagaaaaatgtcgtagcatttttaaaacatgctgcgacaatcgtaattCCTGTCGTAAGCTTCACGCATGCGCCAAAAATGGTACCGTGTAAAAGGACTTGTGCATCGTTTTCAATATTCTTTTTAACGTGTTTCGCGCTCCAAAAAGTGTTCCGTGCTTTCCCAAGATCTCGTGGAAAAATTATGTTAACGTTAGACGGATTAAGCCTTCTCAGTTTTGGTCTTTCGCCCGAGGAGATTTCCGCACAGCTACAACCATATAAACCTTTCAAGGCATTGCTTTGAAATCTGGCCACAGAAATACAGACTAGAATCTCTAGTCGTGAACGGTTGCGTGATGCTAAGTTCGTTTACACGATAACAATAGTTGGTACCGCCCTTTAAAGAAGCAATTAATTAAGTGTTATTAGACGGTTTGAGCTTCatggagcaaaaaaaaaaacttgctttTTTGCAATCTAATCGTTTGTGGTAAATATAATTTCCCTTCTTGTCCATTTCTTGTAGTTTATTTATCGTAACGTGGAACTTGAATGCGAACACAACGCCCGGTGCAAAAAGGTATTGAGGAAGAGCTTTAGTGAAAATATCTCTCTTTTCTATGCCTTTTCCATGCCATACGTGGCTAAAGGCATCATCGCTCGAGTATACAGCCTCTAAATTCTACATTTTGAGTAAGATCATGTCTGTGCAACTTGTTTAACTTGATCGCTTTTTTTGACTCGAATGTTACTTGGTTGAAAAGTGTTATCCATTCAACAAAAGACTTCTCTCTCGAGTTCATTTTGACTCAACTCACTAAGTGTCCTGAAACGGTTGCTTGTTGGGCACTTATTGGCCAACAGACAACGTCTCTCCCCAACTGAGACACGTCCATAATCTCCTGTGTTTGGTTTTCCGTAGGAAGATTGGGGTAGCATTTCTGGCGTAGAGTGTGAAAGACGAGATTCAGCATAATTCGGAATAGCTTCAGCTTCCTTCAAATTCTCGGAGGAAAGTCCTTGAGATGTGTCTAAGGACCGATAAATTGAGTTTTTGGACTTTTTTCTCAGTCCTGATTCTAAGCTCGCTGTCCTATTAAAGTTTGATGTGCCTCGTGTTTCGGTACTGTAAACAAGCTGATTAGAGAAAATTTCTGGTTCAGGTGCCTCGCCTGACAAATGCAGTAACATGGTTTTCTCAGTGACTTGGGAATCGTTGAAAAATGAATGATCATGTGGCTTCGCTTCGGGAACTGAGGTTATATCACTTCTTCCTAACGGGTCACTGTTTTCTGTAGGGGGCGAAAACATGTGTACACTCGGGTTCCCGGATTCATACGTGTTCAGAAATAAAGCAGTGTTTACCTCAGAGTTACCATCTACTGGAAAGTGCGTGATTTGAAGCACCTGTTCATTTTCATAGTCTTGATCGCCTATCTGACAAGCAACATTTTGACTCTTCCAGAGAGCCACTTCTGCATGTATCATTTTGGGATTCCCAGGTGATTCTCCTAATGATGCACCTTCGGTGTCCACAGTCACTTGGCAATCTTTCGTCATAGGCCTGTCCAGTGTTGACTTGACTCCAAGAGTCAATTTTTCTTCTTCGGGCAAACTTGCGCCGTCTTCTCCAGAAATGAGCTCTTCGCTTTTCTTTGGTGTGCCAACAGGAGCAGATATTTCTTGCGACCTTGATTTGGATGGATCTAAAGGGCCTAGACAAAAATATGTACATTAAGTGAGCAAAGCGGCATCGCGTCTGTTTTTGTTGCGGCAATTTAAGCGAGCGTGTTCTGAACCAAACGAACTTCTATGTTTCTATCGCACTTGTATACGCCCGGTAGCTGAGTACGCATGCCAGGCCTACCATAACAGCCTTCCGGCATACCTATCTGACGACTTAGAAAGAATTCAGCGCAGAGCGTTACGCATTATTTATCCGTTCTGTAGTTATAGGGAAGCTCTGACCCTATCAGGCCTCACAAGCCTCAAATATCGAAGGGAGAGTCTAACAACTCGCCTCTTTAAGGAAATTTTAGAAGACCCAAATCATAATTTACATGGGCTGTTACCTCCTATGAATGAATCAATTAGGTCACTTACGCAGAAACGTACGTTTAGTATTCCAAGGTGCAAAACTAAGCGATACCAATCTAGTTTTATCATTGCGAATGCCCTtcattgtaaattgtaaatttttattatgcaaatcaataatGGAACCTGGGGTTGTGTATacacttttaataattgtagattttaaggaatgttcacatcattttaaacttttgtctttttatatatttttatagttattattatatgtaaataatCCGTAATTCAGCCGTAAggctgcaatggttttattaataaagctatctatctatctatctaagcCGCAAACGCTGTTTAAAGCCCCACAGAGGGAAGACGGAGCGATAATTTTTTACCGATCCAGTGGAGTCAGAATGGGGTCCACAAAACGCGCAATAGTTTAGTTTATTCTATTTCCGAGCTGCGTGGAATGTGTGTGTCTATAGCAGGTTTAAAGGGGAACATCACTGCAGTTGATAAACTCGCCAACGCCTAAACGAGACTCAAACTGATGGCCGGCACACTGCATTACCAAGCTACCACGGAGCTGGTTAATGAAGCTAATGGGCTAGAAAACCTGAAGGGCCATTAAGTGTCCTTAGCCACTCAAAAAAACCAATGCGGGTGATCATTGCTTTGTGAAAGCGGAGTCTGTGGTTCACGCGTAAATTAAACAGTAAGTGGATTGTTCTTTACAGAttacattccaagaataaaaatgAACTTCGCTAAGTTTGAAAAAAGACTAGTCCCAGGACTCTGATTTTCAGTTCACCTCTCGTCCGTTGCCAAGCACTAAATCATCATTTTCACGGGCGTATTACACCATCCACCATCATATAGTTGTATTGAACGATAGGTAATATAAAAAATTCAACTGAATGTTATGGAGTGTTaagcttctttttcttttaccttttcatttcattaaaaGCAAATACCCTGGAAAATTATAATGGTGCATGATTGATCATTCTACCTGGCAACTCACAAGCGTCACTCCTTTCATATGAGTGGGACAATATTTCCACTTCTATTGACATTATAGTCTTGGAAggcatattttcttttttgtcaccTTGTTTACAGCTTCTACCTTGCATTCCGGTCGGACCAAATACTCGTGACTGCTGGACTTCACTTGTCGTGCCAGATGGATTGATTTCGGCCTCGACAGTGTGCGTTGTCTGTTTTAATTGCGTTGATCTGGCCTCCACCTCGTCTTTAAAAGAAATTCGTTTTCTTTGTAACCCTGGTCGAACTTTAGGTTCCCCATCCACGGCTTCATTAACGCCCGATCCATATGCAGCGTTGATAACTCCGCCTTGATTATAACCAATACTGCAATCAGGTTCGATGCCGGAGTCATTGGGGCAAGATAATGGTTGACTCTGTCCCAAAGTATCAGATAGATTTGAAGTTGGCGTAGGTGGAAGTTCTCTTTCATTATTGTTCCGCGAAGTTACGGATGCCTTTCTTTGATTAGTCCAGGGATCTGTTCTCAAGCatcaacagagaaaaaaaaatcaacaaattgcGTGTGTTGTACTAAATTAGTTTTCTAATAATAACAAGAGGTTACGGGTAGCCTACACAttgttcgaaggatttttagccgacttcctttaagttcacagtatttcagtggttttttttttatgttacaaCCTGTTGGTACCTagtttcaattccgtagtccgaagtccacaGTCGACATTCCAAGACCCAAAGGTAGGGTCAAGTGCGATCGTGGATATTTGTTAACATTTAAACTATTGCTAACGTCATTGATTCCACTCAAAACTAGAAAACAGATGCTTTGCAAGTGTCTACGATGAAATTTAATACCGTGACTTTTTTTCAACAATACtgggagaattataaaattacgatatctgttacagagtcataggataaccggatattgcatggcgtgcaacgaaaacacaaaaactcgtttcctgtcacgcacacaattcttttATTTATACAATCTAACGCATGCGCAGCCAGAGCACGACCcgaaaaaaagaatgaaaaagtccAAAGTCCAAAAACGGAATACTATACTTCGTTCTTCGCACAAAGTAATTAGACtggcctgcaagcaggctcttccgttgaaatggcgcgcggtcgaaatatggGGGCTTGGTTAGTAGTTTTGAAAGGAAGAGCCTGCAGCGATGGAATCTGAACGTAaattgctgattggtcaattcgcGATTGACATTCGTTAATTAAAACAATACAAAGAGTTTCAGTTCAACTCAACAAGGCGAGCTTGATCTCGGTAAGTGCGTCCCTTCTTCCAGGAAAAGGCATAACAGCGTAAAACGTTGATAAATCCTTAATACGATGGAGTGCAAATACATGTCAGTTTCCTTCAAAACAAATTGTGTTTGAGCACGCTGCAAGCTCGTAGACACGTCGAGCTTTTTAAATAGTTTGGAATTCAcaatgtaatgtttaaaaaacgagaagcagggttttatcgggtttaaaaacacgacgCGTAGCCTAGTGCTTTTAGACCCAGTAAAagacgtgctgcgagttttttgaacggcttcaaaaacattccacaaagatcGTGTCCTTCTGGACTCAGAAATGGTCCTTATTGTAACAGGAGGATGTTAGCATACAAGAAACAATCTATGCCTTATGAGTATTTGTTATATACGGAATACTAAGGAGGAGTTttttttatcaggatataaagcttaTGCACGTTATTACGCTCATGAATTATCAATGCcttttaaaaataacttgaaatttttattcacaggcctgttgagTGCGATCagaaaattgtgcaaattgtGGCTTTGTCGCTTGGTGTACGGATCGTCACCCCCATTCGGAATTCAAACCAAGACTTTCACGCTTGTAGTGTTATCAGGAAGGTCATCGACATTGAGACGGGCCAGGAAATTTGAATATCTCGCATGCACTCTACTCACAAGGTGGACTCACGTTTTTCTGTGAAAGCACGCTAGCTACGATGTGATGGTGGTGGTCGCTTTTTTCCCGAGAGATTTGCTATATAATTTTTGATGGTCTTCCCTTCTTTTATTTACTGGAAGGGCTCTTTCCTGGTGTTTTGAAACTCAAAGACCGTTCAGATTCGACTTGCCTCCTTTTATCTATCTCTTCGATTAGTTATTAAATAATGTTTCCTAAAGCTTAAGAGTACACGCAGACCTTTCGGAAGCATGTAGTGCAGACTCTCGAGGAAAGTGTCCTTCAATAAAAGTACCGGCACGACTGCACAAATAAGCGAGAACTAAATGTTGAAA encodes:
- the LOC137997435 gene encoding uncharacterized protein isoform X2 yields the protein MAVRKWEGYTLLCLEVFIIFLNVIAIIVISRFKRKYNPDVLIFALAVADLMKALFPLNMTLVVYLSDKPMEQNSFKCKVFGWTAFTLNSGIMLVMTVMAIDRYLAMCWPFRYRQLFSKKRLICTIVGSFVFSGTFSVFPLVGFGRIQAYHNGSFCHFDFDSTIPVNRGYSIFVLSLGFSMLVVVVFCYTRAMLSARGLIKRQRRMSSRSRDMDKSEQKRHAMNRMFARLMIVMMIAFCISWLLFLIVVLDHVSSWFDVPSGVHFWSMRLAVFNSVLNPLIGAAMCKPYRKGYLFIFCKLLHCCGLCSSYQAKDPWTNQRKASVTSRNNNERELPPTPTSNLSDTLGQSQPLSCPNDSGIEPDCSIGYNQGGVINAAYGSGVNEAVDGEPKVRPGLQRKRISFKDEVEARSTQLKQTTHTVEAEINPSGTTSEVQQSRVFGPTGMQGRSCKQGDKKENMPSKTIMSIEVEILSHSYERSDACPLDPSKSRSQEISAPVGTPKKSEELISGEDGASLPEEEKLTLGVKSTLDRPMTKDCQVTVDTEGASLGESPGNPKMIHAEVALWKSQNVACQIGDQDYENEQVLQITHFPVDGNSEVNTALFLNTYESGNPSVHMFSPPTENSDPLGRSDITSVPEAKPHDHSFFNDSQVTEKTMLLHLSGEAPEPEIFSNQLVYSTETRGTSNFNRTASLESGLRKKSKNSIYRSLDTSQGLSSENLKEAEAIPNYAESRLSHSTPEMLPQSSYGKPNTGDYGRVSVGERRCLLANKCPTSNRFRTLSELSQNELEREVFC
- the LOC137997435 gene encoding uncharacterized protein isoform X1 is translated as MAVRKWEGYTLLCLEVFIIFLNVIAIIVISRFKRKYNPDVLIFALAVADLMKALFPLNMTLVVYLSDKPMEQNSFKCKVFGWTAFTLNSGIMLVMTVMAIDRYLAMCWPFRYRQLFSKKRLICTIVGSFVFSGTFSVFPLVGFGRIQAYHNGSFCHFDFDSTIPVNRGYSIFVLSLGFSMLVVVVFCYTRAMLSARGLIKRQRRMSSRSRDMDKSEQKRHAMNRMFARLMIVMMIAFCISWLLFLIVVLDHVSSWFDVPSGVHFWSMRLAVFNSVLNPLIGAAMCKPYRKGYLFIFCKLLHCCGLCSSYQAKDPWTNQRKASVTSRNNNERELPPTPTSNLSDTLGQSQPLSCPNDSGIEPDCSIGYNQGGVINAAYGSGVNEAVDGEPKVRPGLQRKRISFKDEVEARSTQLKQTTHTVEAEINPSGTTSEVQQSRVFGPTGMQGRSCKQGDKKENMPSKTIMSIEVEILSHSYERSDACELPGPLDPSKSRSQEISAPVGTPKKSEELISGEDGASLPEEEKLTLGVKSTLDRPMTKDCQVTVDTEGASLGESPGNPKMIHAEVALWKSQNVACQIGDQDYENEQVLQITHFPVDGNSEVNTALFLNTYESGNPSVHMFSPPTENSDPLGRSDITSVPEAKPHDHSFFNDSQVTEKTMLLHLSGEAPEPEIFSNQLVYSTETRGTSNFNRTASLESGLRKKSKNSIYRSLDTSQGLSSENLKEAEAIPNYAESRLSHSTPEMLPQSSYGKPNTGDYGRVSVGERRCLLANKCPTSNRFRTLSELSQNELEREVFC
- the LOC137997435 gene encoding uncharacterized protein isoform X3, coding for MAVRKWEGYTLLCLEVFIIFLNVIAIIVISRFKRKYNPDVLIFALAVADLMKALFPLNMTLVVYLSDKPMEQNSFKCKVFGWTAFTLNSGIMLVMTVMAIDRYLAMCWPFRYRQLFSKKRLICTIVGSFVFSGTFSVFPLVGFGRIQAYHNGSFCHFDFDSTIPVNRGYSIFVLSLGFSMLVVVVFCYTRAMLSARGLIKRQRRMSSRSRDMDKSEQKRHAMNRMFARLMIVMMIAFCISWLLFLIVVLDHVSSWFDVPSGVHFWSMRLAVFNSVLNPLIGAAMCKPYRKGYLFIFCKLLHCCGLCSSYQAKDPWTNQRKASVTSRNNNERELPPTPTSNLSDTLGQSQPLSCPNDSGIEPDCSIGYNQGGVINAAYGSGVNEAVDGEPKVRPGLQRKRISFKDEVEARSTQLKQTTHTVEAEINPSGTTSEVQQSRVFGPTGMQGRSCKQGPLDPSKSRSQEISAPVGTPKKSEELISGEDGASLPEEEKLTLGVKSTLDRPMTKDCQVTVDTEGASLGESPGNPKMIHAEVALWKSQNVACQIGDQDYENEQVLQITHFPVDGNSEVNTALFLNTYESGNPSVHMFSPPTENSDPLGRSDITSVPEAKPHDHSFFNDSQVTEKTMLLHLSGEAPEPEIFSNQLVYSTETRGTSNFNRTASLESGLRKKSKNSIYRSLDTSQGLSSENLKEAEAIPNYAESRLSHSTPEMLPQSSYGKPNTGDYGRVSVGERRCLLANKCPTSNRFRTLSELSQNELEREVFC
- the LOC137997435 gene encoding uncharacterized protein isoform X4, whose product is MAVRKWEGYTLLCLEVFIIFLNVIAIIVISRFKRKYNPDVLIFALAVADLMKALFPLNMTLVVYLSDKPMEQNSFKCKVFGWTAFTLNSGIMLVMTVMAIDRYLAMCWPFRYRQLFSKKRLICTIVGSFVFSGTFSVFPLVGFGRIQAYHNGSFCHFDFDSTIPVNRGYSIFVLSLGFSMLVVVVFCYTRAMLSARGLIKRQRRMSSRSRDMDKSEQKRHAMNRMFARLMIVMMIAFCISWLLFLIVVLDHVSSWFDVPSGVHFWSMRLAVFNSVLNPLIGAAMCKPYRKGYLFIFCKLLHCCGLCSSYQAKDPWTNQRKASVTSRNNNERELPPTPTSNLSDTLGQSQPLSCPNDSGIEPDCSIGYNQGGVINAAYGSGVNEAVDGEPKVRPGLQRKRISFKDEVEARSTQLKQTTHTVEAEINPSGTTSEVQQSRVFGPTGMQGPLDPSKSRSQEISAPVGTPKKSEELISGEDGASLPEEEKLTLGVKSTLDRPMTKDCQVTVDTEGASLGESPGNPKMIHAEVALWKSQNVACQIGDQDYENEQVLQITHFPVDGNSEVNTALFLNTYESGNPSVHMFSPPTENSDPLGRSDITSVPEAKPHDHSFFNDSQVTEKTMLLHLSGEAPEPEIFSNQLVYSTETRGTSNFNRTASLESGLRKKSKNSIYRSLDTSQGLSSENLKEAEAIPNYAESRLSHSTPEMLPQSSYGKPNTGDYGRVSVGERRCLLANKCPTSNRFRTLSELSQNELEREVFC